From Xenopus laevis strain J_2021 chromosome 7L, Xenopus_laevis_v10.1, whole genome shotgun sequence, one genomic window encodes:
- the LOC108703982 gene encoding mothers against decapentaplegic homolog 9-like, giving the protein MTGWVSSAGEDKIHLYADDTLVYLGDRGQSLAELINLTERFGKVSGLRVNPSKSTLFLVDPPTAVEDFTNCPLQLSDKFTYLGVEIALPISSYCELNVIPLLAWVDGKLNAWEALPLGPVGRIQLIKMFIQPKLMYALWHAPLPLPLSIFTKLDMKMRKFIWGNGRSRLSMLTLKRPVKAGGMALPDFQALYLALQISHLTALKPNGPCSALFKTPPPPYNAPDLQGNQNRPTADPAECQYVLSALNRDFRPVCYEEPLHWCSVAYYELNNRVGETFQASSRSVLIDGFTDPSNNKNRFCLGLLSNVNRNSTIENTRRHIGKGVHLYYVGGEVYAECVSDSSIFVQSRNCNYQHGFHPSTVCMIPSGCSLKIFNNQLFAQLLSQSVNQGFEVVYELTKMCTIRMSFVKGWGAEYHRQDVTSTPCWIEIHLHGPLQWLDKVLTQMGSPHNPISSVS; this is encoded by the exons ATGACCGGTTGGGTCTCAAGTGCGGGTGAAGATAAGATTCAcctatatgcagatgataccCTGGTATACCTCGGGGACAGAGGACAGTCCTTAGCAGAGCTTATTAACCTGACTGAGAGGTTTGGGAAAGTCTCAGGGTTGAGAGTAAATCCCTCGAAATCCACACTATTCTTGGTGGACCCCCCAACTGCTGTTGAGGATTTCACCAATTGCCCCCTACAGCTATCGGATAAGTTTACGTACCTAGGTGTGGAAATTGCACTACCGATATCAAGTTACTGCGAACTGAATGTCATCCCTCTTTTAGCCTGGGTGGACGGGAAGCTGAACGCATGGGAGGCCCTTCCTCTTGGCCCAGTTGGCAGAATTCAACTGATCAAAATGTTTATACAACCTAAGCTAATGTATGCGCTGTGGCATGCTCCACTGCCTCTCCCCCTTAGTATCTTCACTAAATTAGACATGAAAATGAGAAAATTCATTTGGGGGAACGGCAGGAGCCGGCTAAGTATGTTAACACTAAAAAGACCGGTTAAAGCAGGAGGGATGGCTCTGCCTGACTTTCAGGCCCTTTATCTTGCTTTGCAGATCTCACATCTGACAGCTCTCAAACCGAATGGCCCTTGCTCGGCCTTGTTCAAG ACGCCCCCTCCACCATATAATGCTCCAGACCTTCAAGGGAATCAAAACAGACCAACTGCAGACCCAGCCGAATGCCAGTATGTTTTGTCAGCTCTGAACAGAGACTTTCGCCCTGTTTGCTATGAAGAGCCTTTGCACTGGTGTTCTGTTGCTTATTATGAACTGAATAACCGAGTAGGGGAGACGTTCCAAGCCTCCTCACGCAGCGTCCTCATTGACGGATTCACAGACCCCTCCAATAACAAGAACAGATTCTGCTTAGGGCTTCTCTCAAACGTCAACCGCAACTCCACTATTGAAAACACCCGCAGGCATATCGGAAAAGGGGTCCATCTTTACTACGTGGGTGGAGAGGTGTACGCAGAATGTGTGAGCGACAGCAGCATTTTCGTACAGAGTCGCAACTGCAATTACCAGCATGGCTTCCATCCTTCCACTGTCTGCATGATCCCCAGCGGCTGCAGCCTCAAGATATTTAATAACCAACTATTTGCCCAGCTTCTTTCCCAGTCCGTTAACCAAGGCTTCGAGGTGGTTTATGAACTGACGAAAATGTGCACCATTCGAATGAGCTTTGTTAAAGGATGGGGAGCAGAATACCACCGACAGGATGTAACTAGCACCCCCTGCTGGATTGAAATCCATTTACATGGGCCTCTCCAGTGGCTGGACAAGGTTCTGACGCAGATGGGCTCACCGCATAATCCAATCTCTTCTGTATCGTAA